A stretch of Cucumis sativus cultivar 9930 chromosome 2, Cucumber_9930_V3, whole genome shotgun sequence DNA encodes these proteins:
- the LOC101203230 gene encoding adenylate kinase 5, chloroplastic, producing the protein MAITSLSSLQSTNVSSTPSISPLSISSPSSSSPSSSSTSLSLQLSSFRPTRLRSSSVFTHPHLTRTPKLKGLKVNCAAAEPLKVMISGAPASGKGTQCELIVQKFGLVHISTGDILRAEISAGSEIGNKAKEFMNSGRLVPDEIVTTMVTTRLSGKDATEKGWLLDGYPRTLLQAESLQKLQIRPDIYLILDVPDEILIDRCIGRRLDPETGKIYHLKYFPPETEEIKGRLVVRPDDTEEKVKQRLEIYKRNAEAIAPVYLNIAKKIDGSRPKEEIFEELSSLLSQIQKEKAMKSGKSTLGIKSTSTQDSWRGIPTRLNNIPHSREIRKYFYDDVLQATKRAVQAGRTRLKVENNIPELNPEMDVYRIGTLMELVRTIALSFADDGRRVKVCIQGSMGEGALSGMPLQLAGTRRILEYMDWGEYGALGTFVKIGSIGAKEVDDEDDMFILVAPQNAVGNCIIDDMKAMTDAAGDRPVILVNPRLKDLPGSSGIMQTMGREKRLEYAASFEICYFFRLLYYAGTQYPIMGALRMSYPYGYELYRRVDEPSGKEKYIELSKYPKRPSTDDINDAFQGNKRKEAKSSSGIWGFLSGIL; encoded by the exons ATGGCCATCACTTCACTTTCTTCCCTACAATCCACCAATGTCTCTTCCACACCTTCCATCTCCCCTCTTTCCAtatcttctccttcttcttcttctccttcttcttcttctacctctctttctctccaaCTATCCTCATTTCGTCCTACTCGCCTTCGCTCCTCCTCTGTCTTTACCCACCCCCATTTGACTCGAACCCCTAAATTGAAG GGCCTGAAGGTGAATTGTGCAGCTGCGGAGCCGTTGAAGGTGATGATATCGGGTGCGCCAGCCTCCGGTAAAGGAACTCAGTGTGAGTTGATAGTTCAGAAG TTTGGCCTCGTGCACATATCAACTGGTGATATATTAAGAGCAGAAATTTCAGCTGGGTCAGAAATTGGAAACAAAGCGAAAGAGTTCATGAATTCTGGACGGCTTGTTCCTGATGAAATTGTGACTACT atGGTGACAACACGGTTATCAGGCAAGGATGCAACAGAAAAGGGATGGCTTTTAGATGGATATCCGCGGACCCTTTTGCAAGCGGAAAGTTTGCAGAAGTTGCAAATCAGACCAgatatttatcttattttggAC GTTCCTGACGAAATTCTAATCGACAGATGCATTGGTCGAAGGCTTGACCCAGAGACAGGGAAGATTTACCATCTGAAATATTTCCCCCCAGAAACGGAGGAAATTAAAGGGAGACTTGTCGTTCGACCTGATGACACTGAGGAAAAG GTAAAGCAGCGTTTGGAAATTTATAAGCGTAATGCAGAAGCGATAGCACCAGTGTACTTAAATATTGCAAAGAAG ATTGATGGAAGCCGTcctaaagaagaaatttttgaagaattatCATCATTGTTATCACagatacaaaaagaaaaggctatGAAGTCAG GTAAATCAACCCTCGGAATCAAGAGTACTTCAACTCAG GATAGCTGGAGAGGGATACCAACTAGATTGAATAACATTCCTCACTCGAGAGAAATCAGGAAATACTTCTACGATGATGTGCTTCAAGCTACCAAGCGTGCTGTACAAGCCGGTAGAACTAGATTAAAG GTGGAGAATAATATTCCTGAGCTTAATCCTGAAATG GATGTTTATCGAATAGGTACACTTATGGAACTTGTTCGGACCATTGCTCTTTCATTTGCTGATGATGGAAGACGTGTAAAG GTATGCATACAAGGGTCCATGGGGGAAGGTGCACTTTCTGGAATGCCACTGCAGCTTGCTGGGACTCGGAGAATCTTAGAATACATGGACTGGGGAGAGTATGGGGCTCTGGGGACCTTTGTCAAGATTGGTTCAATTG GTGCAAAAGAAGTTGACGATGAAGATGACATGTTCATCTTAGTAGCTCCTCAGAATGCTGTTGGAAATTGTATCATAGAT GATATGAAAGCGATGACAGATGCAGCAGGTGACCGACCTGTAATTCTTGTAAATCCCAGGCTCAAG GACTTACCTGGTTCGAGTGGAATAATGCAA ACAATGGGGCGTGAGAAAAGGCTGGAGTATGCAGCATCGTTTGAAATCTGCTACTTCTTCCGGCTTCTCTATTATGCAGGGACACAGTATCCAATCATGGGGGCTCTGAG GATGTCTTATCCATATGGGTACGAACTCTACAGAAGGGTGGATGAACCTTcaggaaaggaaaaatatattgaactATCCAAGTATCCCAAAAGGCCATCCACAGATGATATCAATGATGCTTTTCAAGGAAACAAAAg AAAAGAAGCGAAGAGCTCGTCAGGAATCtg GGGCTTCCTGAGTGGGATTCTTTGA
- the LOC105434545 gene encoding uncharacterized protein LOC105434545 — protein MATVILPPQDCLGKGLRHQGLVLSAPLSSRRNSNPNSTSTSSNPNLNHDARSCSGRRRRSASVGLKANRQANRERSRVRESSTTAKMATRSLVMGQVKILKRGEILTPDRGVGAGGDDSCGKRRLESKGEEVDLVLGSTDRLGPDADLMQKQVVLTDFKDGMYAGSGAFFASPPPSSVPLPSFAVKNGIATTDLRRLLRLDLE, from the coding sequence ATGGCAACCGTGATTCTTCCGCCACAGGACTGCCTTGGGAAAGGCTTACGCCACCAAGGATTGGTGCTATCAGCACCGTTGAGTTCTCGGCGAAATTCTAACCCTAATAGTACTAGTACTTCTTCAAACCCTAACTTGAATCATGATGCTAGGAGTTGTTCAGGCAGACGGAGGAGGAGTGCATCGGTGGGATTGAAGGCTAACCGTCAAGCTAACAGAGAGCGGAGCCGGGTGAGGGAGTCATCTACTACGGCGAAGATGGCAACGAGGAGTTTGGTTATGGGTCAGGTTAAGATCCTGAAGCGTGGAGAAATATTGACTCCTGATCGAGGAGTTGGTGCTGGTGGTGATGATTCTTGTGGTAAGAGGAGATTAGAATCGAAAGGTGAGGAGGTGGATTTGGTTTTGGGATCTACTGATCGGTTGGGTCCAGACGCTGATTTGATGCAGAAGCAGGTTGTGTTAACGGACTTCAAGGATGGTATGTATGCTGGATCGGGTGCGTTCTTCGCTTCGCCGCCTCCGAGTTCGGTGCCCTTGCCGTCTTTTGCAGTTAAGAACGGGATTGCAACAACCGATCTTAGGCGGTTGCTACGACTTGATTTAGAATGA